Sequence from the Nymphaea colorata isolate Beijing-Zhang1983 chromosome 9, ASM883128v2, whole genome shotgun sequence genome:
ATAGCATGCCtctttaataaataaaaaaagtttagatGAAACCCAAATGGTTTTGAGTAAAACGAATTCCAAATGTTATTTTCTAAACGAaacaaattatataaaattatttaattataaaaaataatcacacaattgtttttttcttaaacatataAGAAAGGTAAGAAGAGATAAGATAGATGGTCGGTTAAAGCAAAGGCGAAGGAAAAGGGAAACGGCCAGGACCTTGggttttttttagattttaaaaatttatatataaatctaaaaaaaagtttaatacatataaaaaattaaaaaaaatctttcaactcttgttaaaattttattttaaaactatattttggTTCCTGCGacaaaaattttttgactcCATATTTATGTCTTTAGGTTTATTTTTATGAGCATTATTTTTATGTGTCGTTacagaaaacaataaaaagctTGATAAAGTGAAGAACCATTTATTGACAGGTGTTAGCTGGCAAGATCTTGAAAATATCTTTTAGCAGCGCTACTTTCCAAACTTCCACCGACAGGGGTGACGCTTCCACCCAGCTGCTGCCGGTAAAGTGCATGGAACCCTAAATTTTGGCAAGGTATTCCCCCATGTTTTCTGACGCAGGAAATGACGTTATCTTCCTTTTGCGATACCACCTGCTCACATGTGGAGGCGAAAGATCTTACATAAGTGTTTTATAtcttagcaattttttttttcaaatattcaatcaCACAGATGAGGTCACAATGTCTAAGATCATCCAATCggaaataaaataattaagtttaacataaaaacaatattttatgtcTTAAAAAAACATCAGACAGCTGATTTTTGGACTCTTACCAAAATGAAACGCAACCCTTcattgcctatatatatatatatatatatgtatatatatatgggcacATACATGCACAAAAGGGTAAAAAATGCATCATCTTTTATATTATAAATGGCAATATAATGAAAAGGACAGTGTTGGCTGCACCAAAAGGGCGTTTGGTAACTATTTTGGATCGCAAAGAGAAGAAGCATACCGAACACTGGCAGAAGAATGCAGAGAACACGTTGTTCCTACATTTGAAAAACTgaactttttgttccttttggaATCCTTCCGGCCCATGGAGCTATCAAGGGCGAAACCAGGTGTGGGCAGGGTGTGCGTAATTACATTTACAAGCATACAAAAagtatttattttcatattaacaCTTAATTACAGTTTTTTTTCGTTTACATATAGGTgcttcttaaaaaatttaaaattatataatcaGTACCTCTTAACCAAAATTTCCTGATTCGGCCCCTGCTGTATATGACGTGTATACAGAGATCATCTTCGTTCTCCCGTAATAGGTTTCTTTTCCAGAAGTTTATAGTAAGACATTGGCACGAGAACAAGATATTATTAGACATTAGAAAGGTTGTGACAGTAAACAAGtagcagattttttttattttattttcggAGCCACATTATATGCCCACCCCTAACAAATCTTCTGTTTACAAAGAAGTAACTATGACCAAACTTCATGAACGTAAACATTGcttaagtgatttttttttcaattaacgCCAAAAAGTCATGCAAGTAAAATGTAAGTGTATTTTTAGCATTTGGATGTACATGTACTTTTCATGCTCTGTTTACAGGAGCAGATATTAATATTGCCTACCTCAATAATTGACTTAACTCAAACAATCTTATGGTTACTtttaattaacaataaaaagctCATATGTGCTTTTGACAACATTACTGACATGTATTATGTTCACATTTTCAAGTATGTTCTtgaaaaaaattcctttttagATCATATTGGAAATTCATAGTTCACACACGTCTGTATTGCAAGAtgtgtcaaaaaaaaaagtgttacCCAAATTTGCTTTGAGTCTTTTTCATAAACCGAACCACATAAGGAGAGAATTTACGAGACATAGGAATaggaaattttaataaaaaatttaatgtctATCAAATTTTATGAGGATAACTTTTTAAAACCTTATAAAATCTTATTTACATACTtgcttttcacattttttaaattttctaaacatTTTGCATCCATCTATACCATTATATTTGTGGAAAATAGGAGGCACAATTCCTGAGAGTCAAGAAGCCCACGCAAaccgtgattttttttttttttctctctctctctatctaaaACCAGTTTTGGATCCAGCCCGAATCGCTGCAGTAAGGGGTCTATGAGCAAGAAGGATGGTGGAGTTTTTGATCAGAGAATATAAGATTTGGTAGATTATATTTGTTCAAGCATGGAATAACCAACATTAATATATAAGTCTTTCTCTTCAGTAAATTGACATTTCTTCCATCAAAACTGTTCTGCTGCTTCTGTTAATCTTGTAACAACAGCAAAGAAGCATGGAATAACCACCATTAATGGAACTACTTATACAGGAGATGTTTCTGCCTTAGTACCAATCTTCCGGAGCGTGCACAGGACTTCTGTGAAATCCGACGCTGGCGGGCATGAGAATTTTACATCTTCCCCAGTGCGTGGATGCCTAAAACTGCAAATTATTAAGCACAATAAGCGCAATTGTTATCAACAGCACAGAAAACTAAACAGTGTTGTTAGCAGTAGAGCAAAAAGGTTTCATCTGCTAGGGGGAGAAGAAACAGTACCCAAGAGTTAATGCATGCAGGCAAGGCCTTTGTATGTTGGACACGATGTCAAACAGATGGCTGTGATAACAAGAGGGTGTTTTTGGCTGGAGACGTGATAAAACCATACCTTCGGTTCCCCCATACACTTCGTCACCTAAAAGAGGAATTCCCAAATATTTGGCATGGGCACGGATCTACAGTAGAGTAACAGTGAGAAAAAGGTACGTCATAACTAATGCATATGAAATTTGATATCAGGTACGGATGAACCATGGCATTGAAGCTGATAATAGAAGTATAGTAGCTATTAAGGAGAATGTTGAATTACTTTTGAAGTGTCATCAAGATGCAAATATCTATTCCTTAGATGCAAAAGCACAATCCTGATAGCAAGAAAAGGGCATGATTATAAGGCTCCCAATGTTggtttaaaataataatataataataatcataacaacaacaacaacttgCACACAACATTTAAAGGACAAATGCCTGTTTTTTGAGAACATTGATTCTAACCCCATGTTGAAAAATGGATGCACAATTTTGGTCTACAGGAAATTAGAGGAGAAAAAATTCATGCGCTAAGCATTTGAAGAGAAACTACTGTTCTTTCACCTGCATAAttaggaaagggaaaaaagatcTCCTCTCCAAAATTTCATCGTTTTAAATGTTATAAGTGATTTCACCAAGTAAGTAAAAAGAAAGTATGAAACAAGCAGGACTACGAAAAGGCTGAAAATGCGTGGTTTGaagaaaatctcttgtcagCAGCTGACGTGAAAGGGGTCCAAGGTAAATAGTTTTTGGCTGTTTCCACTTTAGAATCATGCATAACAAAAGATGGCAAAATATCATCACCAAAATTTGAGATTCCACTATTCCTCCCTTTGTTGGGTTGCACTTGTACATCAtgtaatttttgcttttggtCTATTTGGTTTCCACAAGGCATGTAAATTAATCATATGGAAAATAGTCATGGAGAACAACGATAACAACAGATAACAGCTGTGCTTTACCAATATCCCTTCATTAACGGAAAATTTGTGGAAAAAGACTGCATGCAATGTGAAATCAACAGGAGACACGCTTCTTCAGCTGACATTagtgtctcatgaacaatcaaTCTTTTTCAACTACTACATACAAAATTGTTTAATACCACTAAAGGAAATTTGTAAAGTGATGAATGTGAAACTTGATCGGCTCAGCAGAaaggttttcattttaatgCACAACAGTGATGATTTGTCTCCAATATTTCTCATCCATGGGAGGTAGAAGCATCATCACCCGATGCAGCTTATGGATCAACGTGCCAAAGCATTATGAAATGAGCATTTGCAATACCTGATGAGTCCTCCCCGTTTCTAATCTCCATTCCACAAGAGCAGCACCTCCTCCAGCAAGTACCTCAATCACTCGGTACCTAAATTATGCCAAAGAACACATAATTCCAGGATATAAAGATTATTAACCACGCTGTAGATAGCTTGATAATAAGCAGAGGTTGGAGACCGCAATCTCCTAAAAATGATGTTAACAGAGTTACCAGTGAAAAGTAGAGTTTATATAGCACCAGATATGTTCGTATCAACAAATTAAGCTTGGCCACCCAAACGGTCATTTCCACATTCCCCAATTCGAGAAGCAAGTCAGCAAGTCATTCAGTTCAATTGCATAAACTGGTATTTCAATATGTAAACTTCAAATTTATCGTTGTTTCACCTCAAACATGCTTCCAGAACTATATATGATGATCTAAATTTCAATATGTATATGTGCTTATTGGCAGCATAACAATGCTATCTTCACTCCAAGAAGTAATACTTGCAACCTTTCATGATGTAGAGGTACAAGGAAAGCTTTAACCACATACACAAATAAGTGTCAGTCAGAAACGTATAGCTCCAATAAGGAGAGACCTTTTTTCTAGTTTGTCCTCTATAAGCAGTCGACTATCAGCATGATATTTGTCTACCATGTCACACAGGTAGTGTGCAGATGTGGATGTGAATGCAGGTGCAGGCACATGGTGCAATTGTGGCAAGAATACAACAAAATTTAACAATTAACAAGCTGTaattttatcaatgattcaacgaaaaagaaaacaaatcgtTTGTTGCCTCACCCAAGCTGCACCTGCACCTGATACGACTCGGGTGTAGCACAGAGTCCATGTTACTTAGGATAATCTTTCTTTCACAAATGACTAGTCACTGATATTGCAGCATCATAAGCAAAAGTTCATGTGAGATTCTCAGCATTTCAGAATAAgggtaaaagaagaaaagttgtgcatgatgaaaatcaaaatgGCATTATTAGAGGAGTATAAACAAAATCACCTACTAGCAGCGAAGCGAGCTCGTCTGTTGTTATTCAAGCAAGGAACAGCAGTCATTCGTATTCTGTTATTTGAATCACGGGCTATTGGAATCTCAAGACGCCCACTACTAGGAACAGGAACCCCAGCTGTAAGACTAATATACACTCTATGAATCGTATGTGCCTTGAATTGTTCTGCTAAATGAGCATGAGAATGTACATCCtgttggaaaggaaaaagaaatatgcACCTACACATGTTAATAACAATTTCAACTGTCACAATGAATTACAAAGCTGCAACAACATTGAAACAAtggaaattaaataaattatgtACACGTCTATTTTCAGGAgaaaaaaaccaattctttCTCACGTACGAAAgtacaaaaggaaaagaaaaaggaaaaagccaaCATTAGAGAAAGTACACAACCAATTTCAAGCATTCTATTCATTTTTATTGACAATGATACTTGCCTTCGCAACAACAAGTAACCCACTTGTCCCTTTGTCCAGCCTGTGTACAATGCCAGGGCGTATAGATGTACTAGCCATAGAATCATCATACACGGCAGATCTTTTATCAGTCAGAAGTTCATCAAATTCATCACAGTGCAAATCAATTGCATCATCCTCTGCATCAGAACTGTCGTCACCAATATCCAATCCAACAGCCGGGAAGCCACAATGATGAAGAATAGCATTTACAAGTGTCCCACTTGGATGACCAGGGGCAGGATGAACAACCTAGAAAGCACCCAAAAGGCAGTCTGAAATTAACAACCAGCACAGAGATACATTTACTGATTACCTAACAGCCCCTTCAGCTGACCCAGAAGGGCGTCAACCACATCATCAAGATCACGTTGTCACATACAGAACAGTGTTGTAAAAGTCGCCCTCAATTTGATCCACTAGCTGATACACGAGTACCATGCATCACACCCTATTCCATTTCTTACTTTCATCGTTCTTTTCagttccaatttttttaaaaatataataatatttttaggCTGATTCACAACTCAATTTGCAATGTTTATAGTACTATCATAGAGTAGTTGTTGATCAACGCGATCGAAACAACCTTAAATTATAAGCACCCGCTAAGAGCACGAATTGATAGAATATCTGACATGATACGAATGTAAAATAAGAAAGTCACGCGCAAAGGGGCATTAAATAGATGCTCGTCAATTAAGCAAGGGAAGTACCATATGGGGCGGCTTATTAACGACGAGAACATGAGCATCTTCGTAAACAATATTGATCGGTATATTTTCTGGCTTCGCCCTCAGAGGTTCTAGCTCTGCAACAGAACAATCCACCCAATCACCCTTTCTGATGACTTGTGAGACCTGTTAAAAACAACAAAGTTCGGCATAAGATCGTAGCTTAAAAATGAAACTGCCCAAGTCTTTAATCACATATGCTGGAGCAGTCCGTTCCATATGGTGCCATTACTATAAGTACTTGGAATGCTAACTGCTACAATATAAATACATCAGAACAACGAACCTTAACCTCCAATCATTGTAGACATGAATGCAGTAAATATCGGTTGTAGTTATGGCGCAAAATCAATAACACAAAACAAGGATTCTACTTGATTTCAGCCAATTTCTTCAGCCCAACTGGAGTGCACACTCTTATTAAAGTCGTTCTTCACTTTATCAAATATAAACAGGAACTAGCGATTCACAGGTATACTGATATAATGGTCTGCCATTACGAATGCATTCGGCGTCACCAACTTACCCAGAAACTTGGGATTAGTCGGGATGTCATCTTTTTATGATTCATAAACCAAATCCACTTTCCAGGATAAGCGGGTGCACGCAATTAAACTCCTGACCTGCACAAGAACTGGCAGGAAACACcaagagatgagagagagacagcaaGCACCTTCTTCACGGGATTCCCGTTAACCAACACGAGCCCTGCACGAATACTGGCCTGAATTCGAGCACGGCTTACGGTCTCCATGCGGGAAGCAAGCCAAGCGTCGAGCCTGGCCTTGTCCGACCCGTCAGCAACCCGCTGCGAGAGGCGGAGAGCCGGCGTGGGCTCGTGACTGTCGGCAGGAAGCGAACAGAGGAACCTGAGAGCCGTCTTCGTGGTCCAGCGCCTCCTAGGGAAAGGGGacggaagaagaaggatgacgGAACATCTTTCCAGTGGCGAGAGACgaaggagaggaggagaaaCAGAGTGGTGTGGTGGATGTTGACTGAAAATGAAGAGTGAGCGGTGGAAGCCTCTTGATGCAGCTTGTCCGCCATGGATGAGCATTACGGAGTGCTCTGCTCGCGATGAGCGGCTCCACAGTTCCCATCACGTCCCCCGTCTGCAGTTTGTACCACCGAGTTTCGATGGGGGTCGGATCCGATTTGGCCCGATCCGTCTGAGGTCGTCCTTGCTCTTACATGCATTGTAATAGATCGGGTTGAGTCTATGTTTCTCGGGCTTCAGGATCCACGAGCCGGCCCCTTCTTGTGGACTCATCCGCCATCAAGGTAGTGTTAGTTGTCTCCACTGCAGCGATTGTTTGGCAATGGGGataacaataaattgttttatgaatctgacAAAAATTAAGATAGGTTCGTATAATACTGGAACATAGTATTTCAGGAATTTAGACTAATCTTCAAAGCAGActcataaaatattttgttacTGTTTTCATAGCCAAAAACCCCCTAGTATAATACatagatctttttttttcacatttgtaGTTTGTTGGTgacttttttcacatttttaatttgttggcTTTGCAATTTTGATCATATAAACGTGATCTCCATATCCAAAAACACATGATACGTGAATGTCATGTCAACGAATATATAGAATCTATAACAGGAGAAAGTTCAACAGTTAATTTTTTACTACTTGTGCAATCTAGTCTACATGTTggaaaatattatatttatgtcCATTCGTGGTTTCTAATTCATGGAGGTCACAACCGTCTAAGTAGAAGCTCAATATGCCTTTTTTCATACGCGTGTGtacaaatatatacataatcTGCCATTCATGTAATGTGGATTAcacgtttttcttctttcaattatGAGAAACAACCATGTAGCAAAGCAAAATTTTCTGACAAAGATAAGAGAACCGCAGAAGAAAAAGTTGCTTTGTAGATGATTGATTCCACATGAAGCTACAAATAAACAGTAGATGTGCTGCCTAAAGTTCAGCTGACCCTCGCAGGATTAGAGTATGCTAAATCACTATTCTGAATTGGCAGAACATCAAATGCTTCTAACAAATTTTTCACTGTACAGTAACTATGATTCATCGACGAATAGGTATAGGTACACCGACCACCCTCATAAACGACTGCTCAGTTCACAGCACCGCCTCAAAAAGCAACATCATGTGGCTTCTGCTGCCAACCTCGTCTAATGCTATTTGGAAGTTTGCCACGCTATGCAGAGTCCCTGTGATTAATGCAACAGGAAAATACGTTCTGGGACAAAGTTTTGAAACGTATGCTTCGTGAGTTCGTGGCAACCTTTTGTTGCAGATAGAGTTGTGAGAGCTACCATCAGCAATTGCCACTCTGTGAGCATGTAATAGGCTAATGTACTATTGTTCGTGAAGAGACGTCAGTTGTCACCAAGCCTTCAGCAACAAGGTACATTCTGCTGTCAAAGTTTTCATGAAGTGATTCATGGTTGTAATCTAATCCAGGGAGGTATTGCGAccgcaaaaaaataaaaataaaaagagatggtCTCGATTAATTAATGCTGACCGGATGAACAGCTCCTTAGCGCACAGACATTTCCTAAGAAAGAGGGCTGTTTAATTTATCAGTTATCCAGCTGCTAAAGCCTTCAACAATCAAGGGTTCACATAGACTAATAATGGTTCGTCCACGAAAGCTTTCTCTTAGTATTATATTACAAAATTCAGCAAAATTTCCAATTTCTGCACTGGAGGAGAATCCATGTACCCATGTCAAGTAACAGCAGATGCAGAAATCAGGCGCCTTTCATACTTCACACAAGGCTAAGTTCAAGCGCTGTGGTCATCCGCTTGCCCAGCACGTGCACAAAATTGAGCTCCCAAAGCACACGAAGGGTGTCCATGCATACACAGGAATGCAATCTTCATCGTCAACCAAGTTTTGGTAATGGATTCGAGCCAGCGTTACATTTCCAAGTATAAATAAGCCGACACTAAGCTCCCGAAGTGTTTCATTGCTTCGTCGTTTCATCATCAGCTCTTCTCAGAAACTCGTCCCAACCACTTCCAGCACTTGTGTCAATGTAGTCATAAGGAACTGCAGTCTTCAACCCAGGTCGAACTCCACACTTGCTCTCAATAATCCTGAATTCAAACGTGTTATCAGAAACAATTTTCTGCCCCCCAGAATTTCCTCCCAATTCATCCCAAGAGAACAAAAGTGGCAGCGTGAAAGCTCCCCATGGATTAAAATCCAATACTTTCACACGCCCATCCTTTGTCACATAAACATCAAAGACATAGTTGTCAGACCCAAATTTTCCGGCTAAATTATCTtcaaaaaaactataaattatGG
This genomic interval carries:
- the LOC116260388 gene encoding RNA pseudouridine synthase 2, chloroplastic-like isoform X1, whose protein sequence is MLIHGGQAASRGFHRSLFIFSQHPPHHSVSPPLLRLSPLERCSVILLLPSPFPRRRWTTKTALRFLCSLPADSHEPTPALRLSQRVADGSDKARLDAWLASRMETVSRARIQASIRAGLVLVNGNPVKKVSQVIRKGDWVDCSVAELEPLRAKPENIPINIVYEDAHVLVVNKPPHMVVHPAPGHPSGTLVNAILHHCGFPAVGLDIGDDSSDAEDDAIDLHCDEFDELLTDKRSAVYDDSMASTSIRPGIVHRLDKGTSGLLVVAKDVHSHAHLAEQFKAHTIHRVYISLTAGVPVPSSGRLEIPIARDSNNRIRMTAVPCLNNNRRARFAASRYRVIEVLAGGGAALVEWRLETGRTHQIRAHAKYLGIPLLGDEVYGGTEGMVLSRLQPKTPSCYHSHLFDIVSNIQRPCLHALTLGFRHPRTGEDVKFSCPPASDFTEVLCTLRKIGTKAETSPV
- the LOC116260388 gene encoding RNA pseudouridine synthase 2, chloroplastic-like isoform X3, with protein sequence MNHKKMTSRLIPSFWVSQVIRKGDWVDCSVAELEPLRAKPENIPINIVYEDAHVLVVNKPPHMVVHPAPGHPSGTLVNAILHHCGFPAVGLDIGDDSSDAEDDAIDLHCDEFDELLTDKRSAVYDDSMASTSIRPGIVHRLDKGTSGLLVVAKDVHSHAHLAEQFKAHTIHRVYISLTAGVPVPSSGRLEIPIARDSNNRIRMTAVPCLNNNRRARFAASRYRVIEVLAGGGAALVEWRLETGRTHQIRAHAKYLGIPLLGDEVYGGTEGMVLSRLQPKTPSCYHSHLFDIVSNIQRPCLHALTLGFRHPRTGEDVKFSCPPASDFTEVLCTLRKIGTKAETSPV
- the LOC116260388 gene encoding RNA pseudouridine synthase 2, chloroplastic-like isoform X2, encoding MLIHGGQAASRGFHRSLFIFSQHPPHHSVSPPLLRLSPLERCSVILLLPSPFPRRRWTTKTALRFLCSLPADSHEPTPALRLSQRVADGSDKARLDAWLASRMETVSRARIQASIRAGLVLVNGNPVKKVSQVIRKGDWVDCSVAELEPLRAKPENIPINIVYEDAHVLVVNKPPHMVVHPAPGHPSGTLVNAILHHCGFPAVGLDIGDDSSDAEDDAIDLHCDEFDELLTDKRSAVYDDSMASTSIRPGIVHRLDKGTSGLLVVAKDVHSHAHLAEQFKAHTIHRVYISLTAGVPVPSSGRLEIPIARDSNNRIRMTAVPCLNNNRRARFAASRYRVIEVLAGGGAALVEWRLETGRTHQDCAFASKE